The following are encoded together in the Salvia hispanica cultivar TCC Black 2014 chromosome 6, UniMelb_Shisp_WGS_1.0, whole genome shotgun sequence genome:
- the LOC125197266 gene encoding uncharacterized protein LOC125197266, protein MASNFALAAVLFLISFMFGCGSAATVVVGGSEGWRSGYNYTDWALKHGTFYINDTLVFKHVAMNTSNESESHSVYLLPNLYSYVQCDFSRAQLLSNPSQVEESAGFSYQLTQWRPQYFASGEGDGSADCNKGLMKFVAVPLPRWFN, encoded by the exons ATGGCCTCAAATTTTGCATTAGCTGctgttctatttttaatttcattcatgTTTGGTTGTGGCTCAGCTGCCACCGTCGTCGTAGGAGGCTCTGAGGGGTGGCGCTCCGGCTACAACTACACCGATTGGGCTCTCAAACACGGCACCTTCTACATCAACGATACTCTAG TGTTCAAACATGTGGCGATGAATACGAGCAACGAGAGCGAGTCACATAGCGTATACTTGCTCCCGAATCTATACAGCTACGTGCAGTGCGATTTCAGCCGAGCACAGCTTCTGTCGAACCCGAGCCAAGTTGAAGAAAGCGCCGGCTTCTCGTACCAGCTAACACAGTGGCGGCCTCAGTATTTTGCAAGCGGAGAGGGTGACGGCAGTGCCGATTGCAACAAAGGGTTGATGAAGTTCGTCGCTGTTCCTCTTCCTCGCTGGTTCAATTAG